The Cyclopterus lumpus isolate fCycLum1 chromosome 6, fCycLum1.pri, whole genome shotgun sequence genome contains a region encoding:
- the LOC117731920 gene encoding uncharacterized protein LOC117731920 isoform X1, with the protein MDKMENTYRMTDRDIRLMIQLRAANADVFTGRKNSAMRGWRAIRKEMGIQGALTPQQLKKKWDNLKDKYRALKNPPVGMETQTNSWRWFHLMDEAMSGARPSLLSEDAAAIALLLPKTEGGSPGPGPGSRALGGVGTLSGIEAESRTGSPVQFSAIPDRVHVSPPARNESQTALLYAAHVPDEAPPPPSCSAREDGAACRRLEALQREWRALEAEQAEFDGELIALERDRELLSRDTAALERDRVLLERDREVLDRDRVVLDRDRAFLDRDRAFLDRDRVFLERAREDLERERALLRKEREGPAGRTTEKEVVLQTRFYQRLMDLDPDQLEGRQRLVDLDPDQLEGRQRLVDLDPDQLESRQRLVGLFQRLVEKL; encoded by the exons ATGGACAAAATGGAGAACACGTATAGAA tgacagacagagacatcaGACTGATGATACAGCTTCGTGCCGCTAACGCCGACGTCTTCACCGGACGAAAGAACTCTGCCATGAGAGGCTGGAG GGCCATCAGGAAGGAGATGGGGATCCAGGGAGCGCTGACCCCCCAGCAACTGAAGAAGAAGTGGGACAACCTGAAAGACAAGTACCGG GCCCTGAAGAACCCTCCGGTGGGCATGGAGACCCAGACCAACTCGTGGCGCTGGTTCCACCTGATGGACGAGGCCATGAGCGGCGCCCGCCCGTCCCTGCTGAGTGAGGACGCCGCCGCCATCGCGCTCCTCCTTCCTAAAACAGAAGGGGGTTCTCCTGGACCGGGGCCGGGGTCGAGGGCTCTGGGGGGCGTCGGCACGCTCAGCGGGATCGAGGCCGAGAGCAGAACCGGGTCACCTGTTCAGTTCTCAGCCATACCAGACAGAGTCCACGTGAGTCCACCCGCCAGGAACGAGAGCCAGACCGCCTTACTGTACGCCGCCCACGTGCCCGACGAGgcgcccccgcccccctcctgcTCCGCCAGGGAGGACGGCGCCGCCTGCAGGAGGCTGGAGGCGCTGCAGAGGGAGTGGAGGGCTCTGGAGGCGGAGCAGGCCGAGTTCGATGGAGAGCTGATCGCTCTGGAGCGAGACCGGGAGCTGCTGAGCAGAGACACGGCCGCTCTGGAGAGAGACCGGGTGCTTCTGGAGAGAGACCGGGAGGTTCTGGATCGAGACCGAGTGGTTCTGGATCGAGATCGGGCCTTTCTGGACCGAGACCGGGCGTTCCTGGACCGGGACCGAGTGTTCCTGGAGAGGGCCAGGGAGGatttagagagggagagagcactgctgagaaaagagagggaggggccgGCGGGGAGGACCACGGAGAAGGAGGTGGTGCTGCAGACCAGGTTCTACCAGAGACTGATGGACCTGGACCCAGACCAGCTGGAAGGCAGACAGAGACTGGTGGACCTGGACCCAGACCAGCTGGAAGGCAGACAGAGACTGGTGGACCTGGATCCAGACCAGCTGGAGAGCAGACAGAGACTGGTGGGCTTGTTCCAGAGGCTGGTGGAGAAGCTgtga
- the LOC117731920 gene encoding uncharacterized protein LOC117731920 isoform X3 has product MDKMENTYRMTDRDIRLMIQLRAANADVFTGRKNSAMRGWRAIRKEMGIQGALTPQQLKKKWDNLKDKYRALKNPPVGMETQTNSWRWFHLMDEAMSGARPSLLSEDAAAIALLLPKTEGGSPGPGPGSRALGGVGTLSGIEAESRTGSPVQFSAIPDRVHVSPPARNESQTALLYAAHVPDEAPPPPSCSAREDGAACRRLEALQREWRALEAEQAEFDGELIALERDRELLSRDTAALERDRVLLERDREVLDRDRVVLDRDRAFLDRDRAFLDRDRVFLERAREDLERERALLRKEREGPAGRTTEKEVVLQTRFYQRLMDLDPDQLEGRQRLVDLDPDQLEGRQRLVGLFQRLVEKL; this is encoded by the exons ATGGACAAAATGGAGAACACGTATAGAA tgacagacagagacatcaGACTGATGATACAGCTTCGTGCCGCTAACGCCGACGTCTTCACCGGACGAAAGAACTCTGCCATGAGAGGCTGGAG GGCCATCAGGAAGGAGATGGGGATCCAGGGAGCGCTGACCCCCCAGCAACTGAAGAAGAAGTGGGACAACCTGAAAGACAAGTACCGG GCCCTGAAGAACCCTCCGGTGGGCATGGAGACCCAGACCAACTCGTGGCGCTGGTTCCACCTGATGGACGAGGCCATGAGCGGCGCCCGCCCGTCCCTGCTGAGTGAGGACGCCGCCGCCATCGCGCTCCTCCTTCCTAAAACAGAAGGGGGTTCTCCTGGACCGGGGCCGGGGTCGAGGGCTCTGGGGGGCGTCGGCACGCTCAGCGGGATCGAGGCCGAGAGCAGAACCGGGTCACCTGTTCAGTTCTCAGCCATACCAGACAGAGTCCACGTGAGTCCACCCGCCAGGAACGAGAGCCAGACCGCCTTACTGTACGCCGCCCACGTGCCCGACGAGgcgcccccgcccccctcctgcTCCGCCAGGGAGGACGGCGCCGCCTGCAGGAGGCTGGAGGCGCTGCAGAGGGAGTGGAGGGCTCTGGAGGCGGAGCAGGCCGAGTTCGATGGAGAGCTGATCGCTCTGGAGCGAGACCGGGAGCTGCTGAGCAGAGACACGGCCGCTCTGGAGAGAGACCGGGTGCTTCTGGAGAGAGACCGGGAGGTTCTGGATCGAGACCGAGTGGTTCTGGATCGAGATCGGGCCTTTCTGGACCGAGACCGGGCGTTCCTGGACCGGGACCGAGTGTTCCTGGAGAGGGCCAGGGAGGatttagagagggagagagcactgctgagaaaagagagggaggggccgGCGGGGAGGACCACGGAGAAGGAGGTGGTGCTGCAGACCAGGTTCTACCAGAGACTGATGGACCTGGACCCAGACCAGCTGGAAGGCAGACAGAGACTGGTGGACCTGGACCCAGACCAGCTGGAAGGCAGACAGAGACTG GTGGGCTTGTTCCAGAGGCTGGTGGAGAAGCTgtga
- the LOC117731920 gene encoding uncharacterized protein LOC117731920 isoform X2 encodes MDKMENTYRMTDRDIRLMIQLRAANADVFTGRKNSAMRGWRAIRKEMGIQGALTPQQLKKKWDNLKDKYRALKNPPVGMETQTNSWRWFHLMDEAMSGARPSLLSEDAAAIALLLPKTEGGSPGPGPGSRALGGVGTLSGIEAESRTGSPVQFSAIPDRVHVSPPARNESQTALLYAAHVPDEAPPPPSCSAREDGAACRRLEALQREWRALEAEQAEFDGELIALERDRELLSRDTAALERDRVLLERDREVLDRDRVVLDRDRAFLDRDRAFLDRDRVFLERAREDLERERALLRKEREGPAGRTTEKEVVLQTRFYQRLMDLDPDQLEGRQRLVDLDPDQLESRQRLVGLFQRLVEKL; translated from the exons ATGGACAAAATGGAGAACACGTATAGAA tgacagacagagacatcaGACTGATGATACAGCTTCGTGCCGCTAACGCCGACGTCTTCACCGGACGAAAGAACTCTGCCATGAGAGGCTGGAG GGCCATCAGGAAGGAGATGGGGATCCAGGGAGCGCTGACCCCCCAGCAACTGAAGAAGAAGTGGGACAACCTGAAAGACAAGTACCGG GCCCTGAAGAACCCTCCGGTGGGCATGGAGACCCAGACCAACTCGTGGCGCTGGTTCCACCTGATGGACGAGGCCATGAGCGGCGCCCGCCCGTCCCTGCTGAGTGAGGACGCCGCCGCCATCGCGCTCCTCCTTCCTAAAACAGAAGGGGGTTCTCCTGGACCGGGGCCGGGGTCGAGGGCTCTGGGGGGCGTCGGCACGCTCAGCGGGATCGAGGCCGAGAGCAGAACCGGGTCACCTGTTCAGTTCTCAGCCATACCAGACAGAGTCCACGTGAGTCCACCCGCCAGGAACGAGAGCCAGACCGCCTTACTGTACGCCGCCCACGTGCCCGACGAGgcgcccccgcccccctcctgcTCCGCCAGGGAGGACGGCGCCGCCTGCAGGAGGCTGGAGGCGCTGCAGAGGGAGTGGAGGGCTCTGGAGGCGGAGCAGGCCGAGTTCGATGGAGAGCTGATCGCTCTGGAGCGAGACCGGGAGCTGCTGAGCAGAGACACGGCCGCTCTGGAGAGAGACCGGGTGCTTCTGGAGAGAGACCGGGAGGTTCTGGATCGAGACCGAGTGGTTCTGGATCGAGATCGGGCCTTTCTGGACCGAGACCGGGCGTTCCTGGACCGGGACCGAGTGTTCCTGGAGAGGGCCAGGGAGGatttagagagggagagagcactgctgagaaaagagagggaggggccgGCGGGGAGGACCACGGAGAAGGAGGTGGTGCTGCAGACCAGGTTCTACCAGAGACTGATGGACCTGGACCCAGACCAGCTGGAAGGCAGACAGAGACTG GTGGACCTGGATCCAGACCAGCTGGAGAGCAGACAGAGACTGGTGGGCTTGTTCCAGAGGCTGGTGGAGAAGCTgtga
- the LOC117731922 gene encoding uncharacterized protein LOC117731922: MESALNPLPQFSENSYKMTEEDVKRLIEFRASNEALFTGKRNSAKIAWSTILKGLGLEGKLTADQIAKKWDNLRTKYKDLKQPYQGQDNIGGVVESWPWFHIMDEAMHGRLYNANLVLSPESGGHRCGGQSNHHHHHHHHQESTDILEFLIKTEMEDTVAQEADGAVRGGAPPAEGVPMGWRRMSECSYKMTETETERMIKLRAANEALFTGRKHSAKPAWRAILYELGLQGKLTTDQLAKKWDNLKRRYKELKFPARGVETNPSSWPWFYRMNDAMEGRFTGAAPVLTPIVEDEDEDCEPLSPTPKKRARRSRGGMAEFLTESEMDLLVDHEDKNGSASLGDLQRMAEFTYKLTEEDTRRLIELRAANESLFTGRRNTAKPAWRGIVKELGLTGKITPDQVAKKWDNLKTKFKDLKFPPRGMEAQTNPASWPWFQLMSDALEGRLLGKAPRVTPVWSSEEDGVFVSSPPPDRDCLLVERSGVSELENMENMENLVEADGNVTYIDASGEECSTPSDLSYKMTDQDTRRMIHLRAANEALFTGRRNAAKAAWKAILKELGLQGKVSTYQMAKKWDNLKRRYKDLKYPPVGMENVADSTSSWPWFSLMNEAMEGRLTASAPLLAPVTQEEEQHPSPAPIHRSRPAPPPPTSSSSDYGHEAFGGEQVQRGGSDCEGPLGGLEREWAALERERAALQAERLWLESERAALEQDRATLGRDREVLDQRALMLNSVGHTGHLNALM, translated from the exons ATGGAGTCCGCGCTGAACCCGCTGCCTCAGTTCTCAGAGAACTCCTATAAAA TGACTGAAGAGGACGTGAAGAGGCTGATTGAGTTCAGGGCGTCCAACGAGGCTCTGTTCACGGGCAAGAGGAACTCAGCCAAGATAGCCTGGAG CACCATCCTAAAGGGCCTCGGTCTGGAGGGGAAGCTCACAGCAGACCAGATCGCCAAGAAGTGGGACAACCTGCGGACGAAGTACAag GACCTGAAGCAGCCCTACCAGGGCCAGGACAACATCGGGGGGGTCGTGGAGTCGTGGCCCTGGTTCCACATCATGGACGAAGCCATGCACGGCCGTCTCTACAACGCCAACCTGGTGCTGAGCCCGGAGAGCGGCGGCCACCGCTGCGGCGGCCAGtccaaccaccaccaccaccaccaccaccaccaggagagCACCGACATCCTGGAGTTCCTCATCAAGACGGAGATGGAGGACACGGTGGCGCAGGAGGCCGACGGGGCGGTCCGCGGCGGCGCTCCTCCTGCCGAGGGGGTCCCCATGGGCTGGAGGCGGATGAGCGAGTGCTCCTATAAAA TGACCGAGACGGAGACCGAGAGGATGATCAAACTCAGAGCCGCCAACGAAGCGCTCTTCACCGGCAGGAAGCATTCAGCCAAACCGGCCTGGAG AGCCATCCTGTACGAGCTGGGTCTGCAGGGGAAGCTGACCACAGACCAGCTGGCAAAGAAGTGGGACAACCTGAAGAGGAGATACAAG GAGCTGAAGTTTCCTGCTCGCGGCGTGGAGACCAACCCGAGCTCCTGGCCGTGGTTCTACCGGATGAACGACGCCATGGAGGGCCGCTTCACCGGGGCGGCGCCCGTCCTCACGCCCATcgtggaggacgaggacgaggactgCGAGCCGCTGTCGCCGACGCCCAAGAAACGAGCCCGCCGCAGCCGGGGGGGGATGGCCGAGTTCCTGACGGAGTCCGAGATGGACCTGCTGGTCGACCACGAGGACAAGAACGGGTCGGCGTCTCTGGGAGACCTGCAGCGCATGGCCGAGTTCACCTACAAAC tGACAGAAGAAGACACCCGGCGACTAATTGAGCTACGAGCCGCCAACGAGTCTCTGTTCACGGGGAGGAGGAACACGGCCAAGCCGGCCTGGAG GGGGATCGTGAAGGAGTTGGGTCTGACGGGGAAGATCACGCCCGACCAGGTGGCCAAGAAGTGGGACAACCTGAAGACCAAGTTTAAG gaCCTGAAGTTCCCTCCTCGGGGCATGGAGGCCCAGACCAACCCGGCCTCCTGGCCCTGGTTCCAGCTGATGAGCGACGCCCTGGAAGGCCGTCTGCTGGGCAAAGCCCCCCGAGTGACGCCGGTCTGGAGCAGCGAGGAGGACGGCGTCTTCGTCTCGTCGCCGCCCCCCGACAGAGACTGCCTCCTGGTGGAGAGGAGCGGCGTGTCGGAGctggagaacatggagaacatggagaaccTGGTGGAGGCCGACGGCAACGTGACCTACATCGACGCCAGCGGAGAGGAGTGTTCCACGCCCTCTGACCTCTCGTATAAAA TGACGGACCAGGACACCCGCAGGATGATCCACCTGAGGGCCGCCAACGAGGCGCTCTTCACGGGGCGCAGGAACGCTGCCAAGGCGGCCtggaa AGCCATCCTGAAGGAGCTCGGCCTGCAGGGGAAGGTCTCCACCTACCAGATGGCAAAGAAATGGGACAACCTGAAGAGGAGgtacaag GACCTGAAGTATCCTCCTGTTGGGATGGAGAACGTGGCTGACAGCACCTCCTCGTGGCCGTGGTTCAGCCTGATGAATGAAGCCATGGAGGGCCGCCTGACGGCGAGCGCCCCCCTCCTCGCCCCCGtcacccaggaggaggagcagcacccctcccccgcccccatACACAGGTCCAGgcccgcccctcccccccccacctcctcctcctcggactACGGACACGAGGCCTTCGGCGGCGAGCAGGTCCAGCGTGGCGGCTCGGACTGCGAGGGCCCTCTGGGGGGTCTGGAGCGCGAGTGGGCGGCGCTGGAGCGCGAGCGGGCGGCGCTGCAGGCGGAGCGTCTTTGGCTGGAGAGCGAGCGGGCGGCGCTGGAGCAGGACCGGGCCACGCTGGGCCGGGACCGGGAGGTGCTGGACCAGAGGGCCCTGATGCTGAACTCGGTGGGTCACACCGGACACCTCAACGCCCTCATGTAG